The DNA sequence TTAAGCATTTACatgaatctaaaataaaaaatactttagtgataaagaaattacacaaaaatacacCCACAAATTAATGTGTTTGATGTAATACATaggattgtaaagttacttttatattaaaataaatctaaaaaatcaaatgaagcaatttgtaagtttatttttgtataatctctttgtatCTGTAGCacttttcatctaaaataattGTTGTCTAACCAGTGCACGTTTCTTTCAAGCCACCTCCAAATTAAGCCCCCAACTACTACATGCCGGGCACTAATAACTTACTAGACCCCAAATCTTTATGACTTCACCCACTCAACCTATTCCCTATCGATGCATTGACACCACGTGTACTTTGGGTGCTTCAAACCTACGTCcttgtttttgtaaaataatcaaTTCCTTTCCTGTATTTCAAGACATGCAGACGATACAAGAAAATAGTGCCAATAATGGAACAtccaagcaaaacaaaaaatcaatttgcaTCTCAAAGTAAACACCAAAACTCCCATGACTGTAATTTGTTCCTACAGGTCCATTAAATTACACCATAACATGATGTCTCAGCTAGTCATTCCAAGTGAAGTTTGAACAAAACTGATCTATTCAATGAATGCTGGCACGTAGTCACCATTTTAACATCAAATTTATCTACTCAAAGCAAATGGAACTAGTGTTCACGATTTTCTGATGTTCTTTTCAGGTTCCTAGAATGCATTTAGgcatttcttttgtatactccgTGTACATTGGCTTCGCTTATTTCATTTGTCTTAATAAAGttctttttatgtaaaaaatccagcatccaaaacaaatgaatggCCAGTCTAGTGCCAAATGTATCCAAAAAGACATATCTTAACCAAACATTtactttgtaaaaaaattaagactGTTAGCCCTGTAGTAAAACATGAAGATAAATTTAGTCCAATGAACTAGAAAACATACAGATAGAGCAGatagagagggaagagagaaaaagggggggggaggggggggggggggggggggggttaagaAGATGAGAAACAGCAACTGTGATGGTATGCAAACCTGATGTGTTGAATCTACCACACCACCTTGCTCGATTTCCCCAAGTAGAATAGAAGCAATTTGCTCACCAACATCTTCAGGAGGCATTAACTCTTTCTTCTCATCTTCAATGTCACCTGTTTCTTCTTCCCGTGCATAAGCAATAGCAGTATCAGCTGAGATGAAGCAACCCGCATTAGTTTCCGCAACAAGCGAAATTCCATAACCAGGTGAGCTGCAATCAAATCATTGTTATCTAGATGAGCCAAACTACTTGCTTAATTAACACGAAAAATACCACAAtggcattaaaatatattgtcaAAGAACAACTAATGCCATCTACTTGAAAAGAAGACATACTTTCCAGCTTGTGTGCCTGccttatgatcagtaaagatgTGAACATCGGGAATAAAGTTATTAAAAATTCCACGAGCAGCATGTATCATCGTATTTTCAAACTGGGAAGACACCCTGGTTGAGAAAGTAACTCCTCTGATCCTTTTGACCATTCCAACATCGGTCCAGGTGACAGCCTGCAAGGAAAATCATATAAGACAGCTGCAAAATAGATAACTACACACAGATACACGAATCCTCACGTTCAGATTTTGAACAACTGGAATTGTCAAAACAACTTCTCCACCTCCATGAGGAGGAGATCCACGACTCTCTATTTTTAGATCTAATCCTTCTGAAGGAACTCCGAAACGCTTTAACAAGGGCAAGGTAGTAGACCGGAAAGTATCCACAGATGGATCCTTAGAATCATTTGTAATACCTGAGAAGAACCAgcatatatcatattattactattatttttaaataaatgtcaaTTTATTAATTACTCAGTTTATGACCAAGAGACATCTTTAAAATGCTCAAGGCTTCAAGGTTACAACACATAATAATTCACAAAAAACTCAGCAAAAAGAACCTTTTTTAACAAGTAAttgaagattttattaaaaaaacaaacatggGTACCTTTTAGCCTTATAGTGAGGGGTTTCTTTGCAAACAAACCAAGCAAAATCAGTGGCTCCAAGAAATAGCCAATGGACCGACTGACACCACAGTCATGGACAAGATGTCTCCCACCCATCACAATGCCAGGCTTGTACTTCAATTTAGTCCCTGCCACATATATCAAATCAATATCAACACAAATTACTGgtttcattatttattatacCAGTCTCGATAAATATTGAATCACTTTGCAAAAAAATTACCGGTTTCGTTAATTTCAACGATGCAATCATCAGAGACCTTCTCAAACAACCGAAGGAGGGAGACCTCATGTTGACGGAGGCCAGGCAGTGTATCGTTGGCACGGATATCCTCAATCAAAACGGGACTGGATGAGAGCGTGGCCAGCAAAAGCCTCTGCCTAATGTTCTGGCTCCCCTTAAGCCTCTTGTATGTCGTCTTCCCCATTCTCCTCTCTTCTCTGTAACACTGCTGTTAATAAAGGAGATGGAATGGTAGAAATTAGGGGTGTAAcgggtccggtttggtccggttttggacaaaatctaggaccgaacaggtaggtaccggttttgtatttttcaaaaccgattacgcacctatttttcttataaaccggtattccggttttaccggttgtcggtccggttttccggttttccggttttaataaaatataaatttgtcattaaaaaattctgttttttaaaaaaaaaaactgatttaaaaattctgttttaaaaatctgctataaaaaatctgctttataaaaaaatctgttatgtaaaaaaaatctgttacgAAAAATCTGCCTTATAAATTGTTAATATGCTATCTAAACAAAAttctactatataaaaaactgttacaacacaaaaactgaaatatgaaatctagtgtaaaaaaaatatgttctaagcttataagcctttaaataaaactgctacaagaaaataaaatctacaataaaaaaaaaaaattctgctatgaaataaaataagtccaaaattacaagtccaaaagtccaataaattacaagtccaataaattacaagtaatatgcacactttataaaataatagaccaaGTACTTTGCAGATCCATCACAACATTCCAGTTTCATTTAATATTGTTTCGCGCATTATTACATCATAACCATGCTGAATGTGTTTGGAGCAAAAACCTCACATGGGCATTCTTTGCGTCTATACGTCTATACGTCAACTGTTATCTTTGCGTCTAGATGTGAACCATTTTATACAAACACAATGAAAAAATTCCTAAATTTTGGATTCAACAATCCTAATAACACAAATCCTAAATTTCGGATTCAACAGACAACAAccctaataacacaaaaatcctAAATTTCAGATTCATAGTACTAGCAAGTCTCAttgtttcaaaataattttaaataacttagataagtgaaatgaaagagaaacaTCCTAAAAATTACCATGGGTCCGTGAGAGGGGCTGCGTGAGGGGAGGTTCACGGCGTCGACGAGGGCTGTGCGTGGAAGACCCACCGAGATGCACCAGGGCAGTGAGGCACGACAGTGACTGTGAGGAAGAAACCGAAGTCTGAAGAGTGAAGATTCAAGAAgaagaatggaagaagaagaagaagagactaGAGAGAGGAGATTGGGAGTCGGCGCAGGGCAGAAGGTATGAGGGAAGGGAGAGGCACGGGACTGAATgaggagagaagaaaaaaaaaaatgttctgtAAACCTAATTTTCACAAAACGCACCGTATAATTAAGTGGAGTTCTCGGGCTGGGCTGTAGTGGCAGTGAATGGGCTAAGcccaaaacagagaaaaaacaCACTTAAATAGCCAAAATAAGCCCAGTAAAAAAATAGAAggtctaataaaataaaaatggtacaataaaataaatacaagacaattaaaaacactataacaattatattaaaagCTATCTTCcatctatttaaaaataataataataaaaacagaaaTAGAAATAGAGGAGAAGCcagttaaaaaaaacaaaaaaaaaaaaactaaaactacaCATAAAGCATATTGGACGGTATATACTGGTAGTacattgagataagatgagattatataaaatatgtgtttgtttttagagatgagatgagattaatttAACTTTGTTATAGTTAATAATATGATGGGATCTACAAGTACTTGTAGtaattttatagtattttatttatttatttatttaccaaagatgcaatttttttctttttgctgcttccttttcttttcttttttttaaccatttggtcaaaaaaaatttttttgtttcttcttttgtttatttatttaccaatggtgcatttttttttttttttgcagcttcctttttttttaaaaaccatttgatcatttttcttttttttggcttattcctttgtttatttatttaccaatgatgcaaatttatttttttaactatttggtcattttttttctacctcctttgtttatttatatacCAGTggtgcaactttttttttttttttgctgctccattttcttttttattttaaaccatttggtcatttttttttttttttgctactttctttgtttatttatttaccaatggtgcaatgtttttttttttttgctgcttcctttatttatttaccttatgtgtaaatattttttcttttaatcaaatattttgctGTACGTTTGACACAACTTTACTTTTTTTGCAGTGTGTATTCATGTCAATAtactgtttatttaaaaaatattattagaggGAACAATATTGAAATAAAGTGAGATTTGGaaagatgaaaacttgagaagaaactagagattttttgagatgaaaattggtAAATCaaaatgtatatttatttttgtaaaacctCTGATTGTACGAAAACtttaaaaagttttcaaaattttggttaTCAGTCCAGAAAGCAAACGAggccttaaaaaaaataaatagaagaagCCAATAACTATACACAAAACATTCATAGTGTTTGCCAAGTATGCAGTAAAATAACTAAGGTGAAAGGCAAACAATAATTATCAATGACttgtaataatattagaaaagaGTAACACATTTCAAATGTTTATTTGTCAAACAGTTGACCAAAAGCTAAATACCAAACTTGTATGATTTTAGATAGCCAAAACCCAAAAGCATGCTAGTTGGAGAAGAATAAAATGGCCCAAGGAGTCAAGGACTATAGAACAACATAACAATGATTCTCGTAATTATATGGCATAGACAACATTTAATTTTAcacaatttaattaaatattaaaaaattactgaaGAGTTAAATGCTAAAAATatcaatctttttaaatattcaaatgccAATGTTTTGTCAATAGCATGTATGAACAGGACcaataaggggaaaaagaaagacatTACAAAGAGTTAACTTGGTAAACCATCAACTTTGACCTAAATCTAAAACTGTTCttaaaaattccaaaatcaAAGTATTGCATCCAAGAGAAAATTCTATTTGGATAGGTGATAAAGTGTCAAAAACTGCATGATTAGGCtgctaaattaaataaattgtttaacaaaaaatgaattaagcacttaattatgcagCGGTTTTTAGTACTTGACTCAATGATAAAATTCTAATGTTTATGCACTTAAAGAGATTTACACTGTAGCTGATAAGCCACATCAGATTTAATAT is a window from the Carya illinoinensis cultivar Pawnee chromosome 14, C.illinoinensisPawnee_v1, whole genome shotgun sequence genome containing:
- the LOC122294574 gene encoding probable RNA 3'-terminal phosphate cyclase-like protein isoform X2 — protein: MCYREERRMGKTTYKRLKGSQNIRQRLLLATLSSSPVLIEDIRANDTLPGLRQHEVSLLRLFEKVSDDCIVEINETGTKLKYKPGIVMGGRHLVHDCGVSRSIGYFLEPLILLGLFAKKPLTIRLKGITNDSKDPSVDTFRSTTLPLLKRFGVPSEGLDLKIESRGSPPHGGGEVVLTIPVVQNLNAVTWTDVGMVKRIRGVTFSTRVSSQFENTMIHAARGIFNNFIPDVHIFTDHKAGTQAGNSPGYGISLVAETNAGCFISADTAIAYAREEETGDIEDEKKELMPPEDVGEQIASILLGEIEQGGVVDSTHQGLLFLLCALCPQDVSKVRSAKLSPYGIEMLRNIRDFLGVKFVIKPDPFTGTVILKCLGCGLKNLNRKVS
- the LOC122294574 gene encoding probable RNA 3'-terminal phosphate cyclase-like protein isoform X1, encoding MQCYREERRMGKTTYKRLKGSQNIRQRLLLATLSSSPVLIEDIRANDTLPGLRQHEVSLLRLFEKVSDDCIVEINETGTKLKYKPGIVMGGRHLVHDCGVSRSIGYFLEPLILLGLFAKKPLTIRLKGITNDSKDPSVDTFRSTTLPLLKRFGVPSEGLDLKIESRGSPPHGGGEVVLTIPVVQNLNAVTWTDVGMVKRIRGVTFSTRVSSQFENTMIHAARGIFNNFIPDVHIFTDHKAGTQAGNSPGYGISLVAETNAGCFISADTAIAYAREEETGDIEDEKKELMPPEDVGEQIASILLGEIEQGGVVDSTHQGLLFLLCALCPQDVSKVRSAKLSPYGIEMLRNIRDFLGVKFVIKPDPFTGTVILKCLGCGLKNLNRKVS
- the LOC122294574 gene encoding probable RNA 3'-terminal phosphate cyclase-like protein isoform X3 → MGKTTYKRLKGSQNIRQRLLLATLSSSPVLIEDIRANDTLPGLRQHEVSLLRLFEKVSDDCIVEINETGTKLKYKPGIVMGGRHLVHDCGVSRSIGYFLEPLILLGLFAKKPLTIRLKGITNDSKDPSVDTFRSTTLPLLKRFGVPSEGLDLKIESRGSPPHGGGEVVLTIPVVQNLNAVTWTDVGMVKRIRGVTFSTRVSSQFENTMIHAARGIFNNFIPDVHIFTDHKAGTQAGNSPGYGISLVAETNAGCFISADTAIAYAREEETGDIEDEKKELMPPEDVGEQIASILLGEIEQGGVVDSTHQGLLFLLCALCPQDVSKVRSAKLSPYGIEMLRNIRDFLGVKFVIKPDPFTGTVILKCLGCGLKNLNRKVS